In the genome of Lacerta agilis isolate rLacAgi1 chromosome 2, rLacAgi1.pri, whole genome shotgun sequence, one region contains:
- the LOC117041323 gene encoding cytochrome b-c1 complex subunit 6, mitochondrial-like, protein MGWQDEKALEGRSGDPEEEEEEELVDPLTTVREHCEQNEKFVKAQERLEECNARVSSKSHTEEKCTEELFDFLHARHHCVAHKLFSKLK, encoded by the coding sequence ATGGGGTGGCAGGACGAGAAGGCGCTGGAGGGCCGGAGTGGGGACCccgaggaggaagaagaagaagaacttgtgGATCCTTTAACTACTGTCAGGGAGCATTGTGAACAGAATGAGAAATTTGTGAAAGCTCAGGAACGTTTAGAGGAGTGTAATGCTCGAGTGTCATCCAAGTCCCATACAGAGGAGAAGTGTACAGAAGAACTCTTTGACTTCTTACATGCTAGACACCATTGTGTGGCTCATAAACTCTTCAGCAAATtgaaataa